One window from the genome of Pseudomonadota bacterium encodes:
- a CDS encoding response regulator yields the protein MIIPAFGMDVSSEISKNRKKILLVDDDPVILEMLQTGLENEGYDLTVAENGKEALRLLLEKKFDLVVTDLKMEPIGGIQLLKEAKELCEDLTGVIIITGHADMNAAIEALRLGADDFITKPAKLEEISWRVEKFLVQQQRERKIKVYEDILPICSYCRKIKDITGKEDESWHSADEYLNRKTTAQLSHGLCPDCYAKEMKNLDEFERKLKK from the coding sequence ATGATTATTCCAGCCTTCGGAATGGATGTCAGCAGCGAGATCAGTAAAAACAGGAAAAAGATTCTTCTGGTCGACGATGATCCGGTGATTCTTGAAATGCTGCAGACCGGTCTTGAAAACGAGGGGTATGATCTTACCGTTGCCGAGAACGGCAAAGAGGCCCTGCGCCTTCTACTGGAAAAGAAGTTTGACCTGGTGGTCACCGATCTCAAAATGGAGCCCATCGGCGGGATTCAGCTGCTCAAGGAGGCCAAGGAGCTTTGCGAGGATCTGACCGGGGTCATTATCATCACCGGACATGCCGATATGAACGCCGCCATCGAGGCGTTGCGCCTGGGCGCCGACGATTTCATCACCAAGCCGGCCAAGCTCGAGGAGATCAGCTGGCGGGTGGAAAAATTTCTCGTCCAGCAGCAGCGGGAGAGAAAGATCAAGGTTTATGAAGATATTCTGCCCATCTGCTCCTATTGCCGGAAGATCAAGGATATTACCGGAAAAGAGGATGAGAGCTGGCACTCCGCCGATGAATACCTCAACCGGAAGACCACGGCCCAGCTATCCCACGGACTCTGTCCGGACTGTTACGCCAAGGAAATGAAAAATCTTGATGAGTTTGAGCGGAAATTGAAAAAATAA
- a CDS encoding response regulator transcription factor translates to MNGKKILLVDDHPVVREGIRAIIQGSAGGQLVIVGETGKADAAFDLVEKHRPDLAIIDITLSGAENGISLTGRITDFFPGTRVLILSMYGGIDYVCRSLKAGAAGYLTKNSAHDELLNAINVIMRGGSYLDNKLSPDIVDFLKNHAAGGAGAGDPSYSLLSEREQQVFRMLADGEKVVEIGRTLNLSPKTVENHKTSIFKKLHFTRYFDLYRYAHRIGIIKPDV, encoded by the coding sequence ATGAACGGCAAGAAGATCCTGCTTGTTGATGATCACCCGGTTGTGCGTGAGGGGATACGGGCAATCATCCAGGGCAGTGCAGGTGGTCAATTGGTGATTGTCGGGGAAACCGGAAAAGCCGATGCGGCCTTTGATCTGGTCGAAAAACACCGGCCCGATCTCGCGATTATCGATATCACTCTGTCCGGGGCGGAAAACGGCATCAGCCTGACCGGGAGAATAACCGATTTCTTTCCCGGGACCAGGGTTCTGATTCTCAGCATGTATGGTGGAATCGATTACGTCTGTCGCTCCCTGAAAGCCGGGGCGGCCGGATATCTGACCAAGAATTCGGCCCATGATGAACTGTTGAACGCCATCAATGTCATTATGCGCGGCGGTTCTTATCTCGACAACAAACTTTCTCCTGATATCGTTGATTTCCTGAAAAATCATGCTGCCGGCGGAGCGGGAGCGGGAGATCCGTCCTACTCGCTGTTGAGCGAAAGGGAGCAACAGGTTTTCCGGATGCTTGCAGACGGTGAGAAGGTGGTGGAGATCGGCAGAACTCTCAATCTGAGCCCAAAAACCGTAGAAAATCATAAAACCAGCATTTTCAAAAAGCTTCACTTCACCCGCTATTTTGATCTCTACCGGTATGCCCACCGCATCGGGATCATCAAACCTGATGTTTAG
- a CDS encoding sulfite exporter TauE/SafE family protein: METTLALFAIFLCSSFIQGLTGFGSALVSIPLLVLFIDIRTAVPLCILNGLVITAYLSLQLRSHIDWRKIMPLLIGFLPGIFLGLLFLKNTNEVFFKSSLSLMLISYALYRLFFHQGTGVPKSVLPDKGHRLSAFLAGFASGAITTAFSAGGPPAIIYTTLTGWSKDEIKATLSVYFFLGGLLTALAHFMSGITTYEVVTHHLFSLPAIIGGVICGSLLYGKFDTEGYIRLILWGLIVTGILLFLSAAGCF, from the coding sequence ATGGAAACAACACTCGCCCTTTTCGCCATTTTTCTCTGCAGCAGTTTCATCCAGGGGCTGACCGGTTTCGGCTCGGCCCTGGTGTCCATCCCGCTGCTGGTACTGTTTATCGACATCAGAACCGCCGTGCCGCTCTGCATCCTGAACGGGCTTGTGATCACCGCCTATCTCTCCCTGCAGCTCAGAAGTCATATTGACTGGCGGAAAATTATGCCCCTGTTGATCGGTTTTCTGCCGGGAATTTTTCTCGGTTTATTGTTCCTCAAGAACACCAATGAGGTCTTCTTCAAAAGCTCCCTGTCGTTGATGCTCATCAGCTACGCCCTGTACCGCCTTTTTTTTCATCAGGGCACGGGTGTTCCAAAATCAGTACTCCCAGACAAAGGGCATAGATTATCGGCCTTTCTTGCCGGCTTTGCAAGCGGGGCGATCACCACCGCCTTCAGTGCGGGCGGCCCCCCGGCCATCATCTACACAACTCTTACCGGCTGGTCCAAGGATGAGATCAAGGCGACCCTGTCGGTCTATTTCTTTCTCGGTGGCCTCCTGACCGCCCTGGCCCATTTTATGAGCGGCATCACAACTTACGAGGTTGTGACCCATCACCTTTTCTCGCTTCCGGCAATCATTGGTGGAGTGATCTGCGGCTCACTGCTCTATGGAAAATTCGATACCGAGGGCTATATCCGTCTCATCCTGTGGGGGTTGATAGTAACCGGTATTCTCCTTTTTTTGTCGGCTGCCGGCTGTTTCTGA
- a CDS encoding cation-translocating P-type ATPase encodes MPYRRTPDEILTDLKSTREGLTAAEAALRQQQYGSNELETRTAISPVAIFFSQFKSFIIYILLFAVAFSLLIGEYVDSVIILIILLANALIGFFQELSANRSLEALKKMTAIQATVFRNGTLEKVDAKELVPGDVIKVEAGDKVPADARLLEAVRLKADEAVLTGESVPTEKNQATITREVQPGDRHNMLFTSTSVVSGNGLAVVTSTGMTTEIGKITRLIKETVEEMTPLQKRLDRFGKKLGLVIIAVCLFIFVLLFSKDLIMGKLSVHSFISFAFIAISLAVAAVPTALPAVVTIALSIGVKRLLAKKTLVRRLSSVETLGSCDLICTDKTGTLTENMMTVRFAWTPDGEAEFSGNGYNPQGSASTPLEPLLYRTALACNNSSLQEREGEWLITGDPTEAALLTSAAKAGVVFSGDRLDELPFDSDRKMMSVLVAQNEGRMMYTKGAPDQILDRCNRVLITGSEMEMTDRMKKEIHARNDYYGAKALRVLAFACKRQENEEDFSEDDLVFIGLQAMIDPPRADVVDSLRRTARAGIRVIMITGDYQETARAIGSEIGITGKLCSGVEMDGFDDQTLIERLRDNTNLFSRVVPEHKQRIVSALQKMGHIVAMTGDGVNDAPALKKANIGVAVGSGTDVAKEASDFVLLDNSFTHIVNAIEEGRGIYDNIQKSIMLLLSGNFGEVLIIFLAVILGLNLPLTAVLLLWINMVTDGAPALAFSVDPYGSDIMSRPPKSKDEEILPAEKLAMIGLLGILGTALALLLFTFSGGRSSDAAEIIHGQTMVFNFVVFFEVVLVFIIRQGYRVAFFSNRWVWGSVFLSIFLQALIMYTPLHKVFRIVPLNLAEIMIIVGGGFAVWGVSFLLRNLILKFSRSGHAAV; translated from the coding sequence ATGCCATACCGCAGGACACCAGATGAAATTCTGACCGACCTGAAAAGCACACGGGAAGGTCTGACCGCAGCTGAGGCCGCACTGCGGCAGCAGCAATACGGTTCCAACGAACTTGAAACCAGAACAGCCATCAGCCCGGTCGCCATCTTTTTCAGCCAGTTCAAAAGCTTTATCATCTACATCCTGCTCTTTGCCGTCGCCTTCTCCCTCTTGATCGGCGAATACGTCGACTCGGTGATCATCCTGATCATTCTCCTTGCCAATGCCCTGATCGGATTTTTCCAGGAACTCTCCGCCAACCGTTCTCTGGAGGCCTTAAAAAAAATGACCGCCATCCAGGCAACTGTTTTCCGGAATGGCACCCTGGAAAAGGTGGATGCTAAAGAACTCGTGCCGGGTGATGTGATAAAAGTTGAAGCCGGGGACAAGGTCCCGGCCGACGCACGGCTCCTTGAAGCGGTACGCCTGAAAGCAGACGAAGCGGTCTTGACCGGAGAAAGCGTGCCGACGGAAAAAAACCAGGCCACCATCACTCGTGAAGTCCAGCCCGGCGACCGACACAACATGCTCTTCACCTCCACCTCGGTGGTTTCCGGAAACGGACTGGCGGTGGTAACCAGTACCGGGATGACTACCGAGATCGGGAAAATCACCCGCCTGATCAAGGAAACCGTTGAAGAGATGACCCCTTTGCAGAAAAGGCTTGACCGCTTCGGCAAAAAACTGGGGCTGGTCATTATCGCGGTCTGCCTCTTCATCTTTGTGCTGCTTTTCAGCAAAGACCTAATCATGGGGAAATTGAGCGTTCATTCGTTCATCTCATTTGCCTTTATCGCCATCAGTCTCGCCGTTGCCGCGGTGCCCACCGCTCTGCCGGCCGTAGTCACTATTGCGCTCAGTATCGGGGTGAAGAGACTGCTCGCGAAAAAAACCCTGGTCAGGCGTCTTTCCTCGGTTGAGACCCTGGGCAGCTGCGACCTCATCTGCACCGACAAAACGGGCACCCTGACCGAAAACATGATGACTGTCCGTTTCGCCTGGACTCCCGACGGAGAAGCGGAATTCTCCGGCAACGGCTACAATCCGCAAGGTTCCGCCTCTACACCCCTTGAGCCTCTCCTCTACCGGACCGCTCTTGCCTGCAACAATTCGTCACTGCAGGAAAGAGAGGGTGAATGGCTGATCACCGGCGACCCCACCGAAGCGGCCCTTCTGACCAGCGCTGCCAAAGCCGGGGTGGTTTTTTCAGGCGACCGACTGGACGAGCTGCCCTTTGACTCCGATCGCAAAATGATGAGTGTGCTGGTGGCTCAAAATGAAGGGCGGATGATGTATACCAAAGGCGCTCCGGACCAGATCCTCGACCGCTGCAACCGTGTCCTGATCACCGGCAGCGAAATGGAGATGACCGACCGGATGAAAAAAGAGATCCACGCCCGCAATGATTATTACGGGGCAAAAGCGTTGCGGGTTCTGGCTTTTGCCTGCAAACGCCAGGAAAACGAAGAGGATTTTTCCGAGGACGACCTGGTCTTCATCGGCCTGCAGGCCATGATCGACCCGCCCCGGGCCGACGTTGTCGATTCCCTGCGCCGTACCGCCCGGGCCGGAATCAGGGTGATCATGATCACCGGAGACTATCAGGAAACCGCCCGGGCCATCGGTTCGGAAATCGGCATCACCGGGAAGCTCTGCAGCGGCGTGGAAATGGACGGTTTTGATGACCAGACCCTGATCGAACGGTTGCGGGACAACACCAATCTCTTCTCCCGGGTCGTTCCCGAACACAAACAACGGATCGTCAGCGCATTGCAGAAAATGGGTCATATCGTGGCCATGACCGGTGACGGAGTGAACGACGCCCCGGCCCTGAAAAAGGCCAATATCGGGGTTGCGGTAGGCAGCGGCACCGATGTTGCCAAAGAGGCCTCCGACTTTGTCCTCCTCGACAACAGCTTCACCCATATCGTCAATGCGATTGAGGAGGGCAGGGGGATTTACGATAATATCCAGAAATCGATCATGCTGCTCCTGTCAGGGAATTTCGGTGAGGTGCTGATTATTTTTCTGGCGGTCATCCTTGGTCTGAACCTGCCTCTGACCGCAGTGCTCCTGCTGTGGATCAATATGGTGACCGATGGCGCCCCGGCCCTTGCTTTCAGTGTTGATCCTTACGGCAGTGATATCATGTCCCGCCCGCCGAAATCAAAGGATGAAGAAATTCTCCCTGCGGAAAAACTGGCGATGATCGGGCTGCTCGGCATTCTCGGTACCGCTCTCGCCCTGTTGCTCTTTACCTTTTCCGGGGGCCGTTCATCCGATGCGGCAGAGATCATACATGGCCAGACGATGGTCTTCAACTTTGTCGTTTTCTTTGAGGTCGTTCTGGTCTTCATTATCAGACAGGGCTACCGGGTGGCGTTCTTCTCCAATCGCTGGGTCTGGGGTTCGGTGTTCCTGTCGATTTTCCTTCAGGCCCTGATCATGTACACCCCGCTGCACAAAGTGTTCAGAATAGTTCCCCTCAATCTTGCGGAGATCATGATCATCGTCGGCGGCGGCTTTGCTGTCTGGGGCGTCTCTTTCCTGCTCCGGAACCTCATTCTGAAATTCTCCCGCAGCGGACATGCCGCTGTCTGA
- a CDS encoding tetratricopeptide repeat protein → MDKSKLLAVLYSGIFSLILLLSTSVNASSFPFRSVNPGDSLPGITLADSASGKPFALDSNSGKSSILVFWNGDVESKKSRAIKTLKVFAELQDFMKAKKMSVLVVNIGNDTPGTLAEVMSGSGLSTTVYMDSNQSAYGGLGIFVMPSIMLVDGQGKISSGLGYSNDLKKRLHGEIEIMLGEKDREQLDKELHPETIEKSAEEKNSKRHFHLGETMIQRGQPEVAVKEFNKALEFEPTMSEAHIKLGCLYLELNQGELAREHLTKGMEENPDSVEGQICQAEMRANAGEVAEAADDLQFLLLRNGRNHHLHYVFATLLEKQGKLENAIREYRMAYELVVKKEMHK, encoded by the coding sequence GTGGACAAATCAAAACTTCTGGCCGTACTTTATTCCGGTATCTTTTCATTAATTTTACTTCTAAGCACCAGCGTCAACGCTAGTTCCTTTCCATTCCGGTCCGTGAACCCCGGCGACAGTTTGCCCGGGATCACCCTGGCCGACTCCGCTTCGGGAAAGCCTTTTGCCCTGGACAGCAACAGCGGCAAAAGCTCCATCCTCGTTTTCTGGAACGGTGATGTGGAAAGCAAAAAATCGAGAGCGATCAAAACGCTGAAGGTCTTCGCGGAACTGCAGGATTTTATGAAAGCAAAAAAGATGTCGGTTCTGGTGGTAAATATCGGCAACGACACCCCCGGAACTCTTGCCGAGGTCATGTCCGGCAGCGGACTCTCCACCACCGTATATATGGACTCAAACCAGAGCGCCTACGGCGGTTTGGGGATTTTCGTCATGCCCTCGATCATGCTGGTTGATGGTCAGGGAAAAATCAGCTCCGGGCTCGGCTACAGCAACGACCTGAAAAAACGGCTGCACGGTGAAATAGAAATCATGCTCGGGGAAAAAGATCGTGAGCAGCTCGACAAGGAACTGCACCCGGAAACAATTGAAAAATCCGCCGAGGAAAAAAACTCAAAACGCCACTTTCACCTTGGGGAGACCATGATCCAGAGAGGTCAGCCGGAGGTCGCAGTCAAGGAATTCAACAAAGCCCTGGAGTTTGAGCCCACCATGAGCGAAGCCCATATCAAGCTCGGATGCCTTTACCTGGAGTTGAATCAGGGTGAACTTGCCAGGGAACACCTGACTAAAGGGATGGAAGAAAACCCCGATTCGGTCGAAGGCCAGATCTGTCAGGCCGAAATGAGGGCCAATGCAGGCGAAGTCGCGGAAGCTGCCGATGACCTGCAGTTCCTGCTGTTAAGAAATGGCCGCAACCATCATCTGCACTATGTTTTCGCCACCCTGCTTGAAAAACAGGGCAAGCTTGAAAACGCCATCAGGGAATACCGCATGGCCTACGAACTGGTGGTCAAAAAAGAAATGCACAAATGA